In one Spirosoma rigui genomic region, the following are encoded:
- the truB gene encoding tRNA pseudouridine(55) synthase TruB, whose translation MSQPTKPVEAGQPDPGQLILIDKPLTWTSFDVANKLKFACKFKKIGHAGTLDPLATGLLILCTGKMTKQIDQYQAQEKEYTGTLVLGKTTPSVDLETEFDSEFDTTGITADQISEAARQLTGDIMQIPPIYSAVRVNGERLYEKARRGETIDIKSRQVTVSVFETDASRFPAVDFRIVCSKGTYIRSLVRDLGLLLNNGAYMSALRRTRIGEFRVDEANTLDNFIAKCRESREQPVANAATLATPQEPASDPSL comes from the coding sequence ATGTCACAGCCCACCAAGCCGGTCGAGGCCGGACAGCCCGATCCGGGCCAGCTGATCCTGATCGATAAACCGCTGACATGGACATCGTTCGACGTTGCCAACAAGCTCAAGTTTGCCTGCAAGTTCAAAAAGATAGGCCATGCCGGTACCCTCGACCCGCTCGCTACGGGTCTGCTGATTCTGTGCACCGGTAAAATGACCAAACAGATCGATCAGTACCAGGCGCAGGAAAAAGAATACACCGGTACGCTAGTGCTCGGAAAAACCACGCCCTCTGTCGACCTGGAAACAGAGTTCGACAGCGAGTTCGACACGACAGGCATCACCGCCGACCAGATCAGCGAAGCCGCCCGCCAGCTCACGGGCGACATCATGCAGATACCGCCCATCTACTCGGCGGTGCGGGTCAATGGCGAACGCCTGTACGAGAAAGCCCGGCGGGGCGAAACGATCGATATCAAAAGCCGGCAGGTAACCGTGTCGGTATTTGAGACCGACGCCAGCCGGTTTCCGGCGGTCGATTTTCGTATAGTGTGTTCCAAAGGCACGTATATTCGCAGTCTGGTGCGCGACCTGGGGCTGCTGCTCAACAACGGCGCTTACATGAGCGCCCTGCGCCGGACACGTATTGGCGAATTCCGGGTAGATGAGGCCAATACGCTCGATAATTTCATTGCCAAATGCCGGGAAAGCCGGGAGCAGCCAGTGGCCAATGCCGCCACGCTCGCTACCCCCCAGGAGCCCGCATCTGATCCATCCTTA
- a CDS encoding undecaprenyl-diphosphate phosphatase, which produces MDLIHAIALAIIEGLTEFLPVSSTGHMIIYSSLAGIAGSEFTKLYTVNIQFGCILSVLVLYHRRFLLDTRTDDFEAPAWVKRFPQKTQRLIDFYAKILIAFLPAAVIGFLLNDFIDSLLENVVVVAITLLIGGIILVFIDKIVNRTPKDRDVTAPDALRIGFFQCIAMIPGVSRSAATIIGGMFQGLTRTQAAEFSFFLAVPTMAAASGYKLLKTYKLLQPGDYQTLLIGNAIAFVVGLLAIRAFVGFLTKYGFKVFGYYRIVLGLILLGLAAAGVKLDVL; this is translated from the coding sequence ATGGATCTGATTCACGCGATTGCCCTGGCCATCATTGAAGGACTGACCGAATTTTTGCCGGTTTCCTCCACGGGTCACATGATTATTTACTCTTCACTGGCGGGCATTGCCGGTAGTGAATTTACTAAACTCTATACCGTCAACATCCAGTTTGGCTGTATCCTGTCGGTACTGGTGCTCTACCACCGTCGATTCCTGCTCGACACCCGTACCGACGATTTTGAAGCGCCCGCCTGGGTTAAACGCTTCCCGCAGAAAACGCAGCGGCTCATTGATTTCTACGCCAAAATCCTGATTGCTTTCCTGCCAGCCGCCGTCATCGGTTTTTTGCTGAACGACTTTATCGACTCACTGCTGGAGAACGTAGTGGTCGTAGCAATTACACTGCTGATCGGGGGAATCATCCTGGTATTCATCGACAAGATTGTGAACCGGACCCCCAAAGACCGGGACGTAACGGCACCCGATGCGCTTCGGATCGGTTTCTTCCAGTGTATCGCCATGATTCCGGGAGTATCCCGGTCGGCAGCTACCATCATTGGCGGTATGTTCCAGGGACTGACCCGCACGCAGGCGGCCGAGTTTTCGTTCTTCCTGGCCGTACCAACCATGGCGGCTGCGTCGGGCTATAAACTGCTCAAAACCTACAAGCTGCTCCAGCCCGGCGACTACCAAACGCTGCTCATTGGCAATGCTATCGCGTTTGTGGTTGGCTTGCTGGCCATCCGGGCGTTCGTTGGATTTCTGACCAAATATGGCTTTAAGGTATTTGGTTACTACCGGATCGTGCTGGGCCTGATTCTGCTGGGACTGGCCGCAGCCGGGGTTAAACTAGACGTATTGTAA
- a CDS encoding DUF3098 domain-containing protein — translation MAKDKSYGSPTLTRDEPAKKTVVTTTPVTRTVPTRPLTGEPTRRADPAAALPFGRRNYTLMLIGIGVILMGFFIMSLDKEEFGFGFLGLTLGPLVVISGFMLEFFAILARPARA, via the coding sequence ATGGCAAAGGACAAATCATACGGATCGCCTACCCTGACGCGCGACGAGCCCGCCAAAAAAACGGTGGTTACCACGACGCCCGTTACCCGGACCGTGCCCACCCGGCCGCTCACGGGTGAACCAACCCGCCGGGCTGATCCGGCGGCCGCGCTGCCGTTTGGCCGGCGTAACTACACGCTTATGCTGATTGGCATCGGGGTTATCCTGATGGGCTTTTTCATTATGAGCCTTGACAAAGAAGAATTTGGCTTCGGATTTCTGGGCCTGACACTCGGCCCCCTGGTTGTGATCAGTGGCTTCATGCTCGAATTTTTCGCTATTCTGGCTCGTCCAGCGAGGGCATAA
- a CDS encoding cell division protein FtsX: protein MARTKKKVGTYPSGMILFSLTLALFLIGFCGLLAIQSKRLVTFIRENYEMRAFLDKDLNQKKLDALFKSIAEKPYILKTGGVPQISLVTKDVAAKEFIAETKEDFSKFLGENPLRDSYRLKLNEAYFEEAKLQGVKEDLETIDGVFEVVYQENLVDSINRNITKIYIVMSAFAVVLLIIIIVLMNNTIRLALHSQRLLIRSMQLVGATNGFITKPFLGRGIMQGLIAGIIAVILLVVTLQIAIHNLPELAAFQEPEKIVMVMAALLGLGVLIGFISTFQAVHRYLGLTLDELY from the coding sequence ATGGCTCGTACGAAGAAGAAAGTAGGTACGTATCCCAGCGGCATGATTTTGTTTAGTCTGACGCTGGCTTTGTTTTTAATTGGCTTTTGTGGTCTGCTGGCCATCCAGTCGAAACGGCTGGTGACCTTCATCCGCGAAAATTACGAGATGCGGGCATTTCTGGATAAAGATTTGAACCAGAAGAAGCTCGACGCCCTGTTTAAGTCTATTGCCGAAAAGCCGTACATTCTGAAGACGGGCGGAGTACCCCAGATCAGTCTGGTTACGAAAGATGTAGCAGCCAAAGAGTTCATTGCCGAGACAAAAGAAGACTTTTCGAAGTTCCTGGGTGAAAACCCACTGCGCGACAGCTACCGGCTCAAACTGAACGAAGCGTACTTTGAAGAAGCAAAGCTGCAGGGCGTAAAAGAAGATCTGGAGACGATTGATGGCGTGTTCGAAGTTGTGTACCAGGAGAATCTGGTCGACAGCATCAACCGGAACATCACCAAGATTTACATTGTTATGTCGGCGTTTGCCGTTGTGCTGCTCATCATCATCATCGTGCTGATGAACAACACCATCCGGCTGGCGCTCCACTCCCAGCGGTTGTTGATCCGGAGTATGCAGCTGGTAGGGGCCACCAATGGATTTATTACAAAACCGTTCCTGGGGCGGGGTATCATGCAGGGCTTAATTGCGGGCATCATTGCCGTTATTCTGCTGGTCGTTACCCTGCAGATTGCGATCCATAACCTGCCCGAACTGGCGGCTTTTCAGGAGCCGGAAAAAATAGTGATGGTTATGGCCGCTCTACTGGGACTGGGGGTGTTGATTGGGTTTATCAGTACGTTTCAGGCCGTTCATCGGTACCTGGGGCTAACCCTGGATGAGTTATATTGA